One Pyxicephalus adspersus chromosome 3, UCB_Pads_2.0, whole genome shotgun sequence genomic window carries:
- the NPFFR2 gene encoding neuropeptide FF receptor 2 isoform X1: MLHSQCQPVSNCNHSVARRNTMNEKLDLNVSMIWTPKKPMNRTQPNIEPNITFVDFYLHRPSVAAVFIISYLLIFILCMLGNGVVCFIVLSSKHMRTVTNLFILNLAVSDLLVGIFCMPTTLLDNIIAGWPFGNTICKMSGMVQGISVSASVFTLVAIAVDRFRCIVYPFKQKLTISTAVVIIAVIWVLAIAIMCPSAVMSHVKEDKHFRVVLANSNQTAPVYWCREDWPNPHMRKIYTTVLFSNIYLAPLSLIVIMYARIGITLFKSELNVDSKNHQQQRHAVSRRKQKVIKMLIIIALLFILSWLPLWTLMMLSDYANLNEHQYQVINIYIYPFAHWLAFFNSSINPIIYGFFNENFRRGFQAAFKLQLCSEEMERRTMYSHRAQGNAILPATSQNAGRQESAFEKQSSDDKESDKRKPLTSDQDLIMEDLEKMSNNNGIQKDMV; the protein is encoded by the exons ATGCTGCACTCCCAATGCCAGCCAGTTAGTAACTGTAACCACAGTGTTGCCAGAAG GAACACCATGAATGAAAAACTGGACTTAAATGTGTCCATGATATGGACTCCTAAGAAACCCATGAACAGAACACAGCCTAACATAGAACCAAACATAACATTTGTGGACTTCTACCTCCATCGACCATCAGTTGCAGCAGTTTTTATCATTTCATACCTTTTGATCTTTATCCTGTGTATGCTCGGCAATGGagtggtttgttttattgttctcaGCAGCAAACATATGCGAACAGTCACTAATCTTTTTATCCTAAATCTGGCTGTCAGCGATTTACTTGTTGGGATTTTCTGCATGCCTACAACGCTATTGGATAACATCATTGCAG gttGGCCATTTGGTAACACAATTTGTAAAATGAGTGGCATGGTTCAAGGAATTTCTGTATCTGCCTCTGTTTTCACACTGGTGGCAATAGCTGTGGACAG gtttCGTTGCATTGTTTATCCCTTCAAGCAGAAGCTGACAATCTCTACTGCTGTTGTCATTATCGCAGTGATATGGGTTTTGGCCATCGCCATCATGTGTCCATCTGCAGTGATGTCACATGTTAAAGAAGACAAACACTTCCGAGTTGTTCTAGCCAATAGCAATCAAACAGCTCCAGTTTATTGGTGTCGTGAAGATTGGCCTAATCCACACATGAGAAAAATATATACCACGGTACTGTTTTCAAACATCTACCTTGCTCCTCTCTCTCTTATCGTTATTATGTATGCCAGGATAGGCATTACTTTATTTAAGAGTGAACTGAACGTTGATAGTAAGAATCACCAGCAGCAAAGGCATGCTGTTTCCAGAAGAAAGCAAAAGGtcattaaaatgctaattattattgctttgctgtttattttatcttGGCTACCTTTGTGGACATTAATGATGCTGTCAGACTACGCCAACCTAAATGAACACCAGTACCaagttatcaatatatatatttatccttttGCACACTGGTTGGCATTTTTTAATAGCAGCATCAACCCCATAATTTATGGCTTCTTTAATGAGAATTTCCGTCGTGGGTTCCAAGCTGCCTTCAAACTTCAGTTATGTTCTGAAGAGATGGAGAGGAGAACCATGTACTCACATCGAGCCCAGGGCAATGCAATTTTACCAGCTACATCACAAAATGCTGGACGCCAAGAGTCAGCTTTTGAAAAGCAGAGCAGCGATGACAAGGAATCTGACAAACGAAAACCACTAACAAGTGACCAGGATTTAATCATGGAAGATTTGGAGAAAATGTCAAATAATAATGGGATCCAGAAGGACATGGtgtaa
- the NPFFR2 gene encoding neuropeptide FF receptor 2 isoform X2 encodes MNEKLDLNVSMIWTPKKPMNRTQPNIEPNITFVDFYLHRPSVAAVFIISYLLIFILCMLGNGVVCFIVLSSKHMRTVTNLFILNLAVSDLLVGIFCMPTTLLDNIIAGWPFGNTICKMSGMVQGISVSASVFTLVAIAVDRFRCIVYPFKQKLTISTAVVIIAVIWVLAIAIMCPSAVMSHVKEDKHFRVVLANSNQTAPVYWCREDWPNPHMRKIYTTVLFSNIYLAPLSLIVIMYARIGITLFKSELNVDSKNHQQQRHAVSRRKQKVIKMLIIIALLFILSWLPLWTLMMLSDYANLNEHQYQVINIYIYPFAHWLAFFNSSINPIIYGFFNENFRRGFQAAFKLQLCSEEMERRTMYSHRAQGNAILPATSQNAGRQESAFEKQSSDDKESDKRKPLTSDQDLIMEDLEKMSNNNGIQKDMV; translated from the exons ATGAATGAAAAACTGGACTTAAATGTGTCCATGATATGGACTCCTAAGAAACCCATGAACAGAACACAGCCTAACATAGAACCAAACATAACATTTGTGGACTTCTACCTCCATCGACCATCAGTTGCAGCAGTTTTTATCATTTCATACCTTTTGATCTTTATCCTGTGTATGCTCGGCAATGGagtggtttgttttattgttctcaGCAGCAAACATATGCGAACAGTCACTAATCTTTTTATCCTAAATCTGGCTGTCAGCGATTTACTTGTTGGGATTTTCTGCATGCCTACAACGCTATTGGATAACATCATTGCAG gttGGCCATTTGGTAACACAATTTGTAAAATGAGTGGCATGGTTCAAGGAATTTCTGTATCTGCCTCTGTTTTCACACTGGTGGCAATAGCTGTGGACAG gtttCGTTGCATTGTTTATCCCTTCAAGCAGAAGCTGACAATCTCTACTGCTGTTGTCATTATCGCAGTGATATGGGTTTTGGCCATCGCCATCATGTGTCCATCTGCAGTGATGTCACATGTTAAAGAAGACAAACACTTCCGAGTTGTTCTAGCCAATAGCAATCAAACAGCTCCAGTTTATTGGTGTCGTGAAGATTGGCCTAATCCACACATGAGAAAAATATATACCACGGTACTGTTTTCAAACATCTACCTTGCTCCTCTCTCTCTTATCGTTATTATGTATGCCAGGATAGGCATTACTTTATTTAAGAGTGAACTGAACGTTGATAGTAAGAATCACCAGCAGCAAAGGCATGCTGTTTCCAGAAGAAAGCAAAAGGtcattaaaatgctaattattattgctttgctgtttattttatcttGGCTACCTTTGTGGACATTAATGATGCTGTCAGACTACGCCAACCTAAATGAACACCAGTACCaagttatcaatatatatatttatccttttGCACACTGGTTGGCATTTTTTAATAGCAGCATCAACCCCATAATTTATGGCTTCTTTAATGAGAATTTCCGTCGTGGGTTCCAAGCTGCCTTCAAACTTCAGTTATGTTCTGAAGAGATGGAGAGGAGAACCATGTACTCACATCGAGCCCAGGGCAATGCAATTTTACCAGCTACATCACAAAATGCTGGACGCCAAGAGTCAGCTTTTGAAAAGCAGAGCAGCGATGACAAGGAATCTGACAAACGAAAACCACTAACAAGTGACCAGGATTTAATCATGGAAGATTTGGAGAAAATGTCAAATAATAATGGGATCCAGAAGGACATGGtgtaa